TTCCGTAACCACCTTTCCATCCAGCAAAAATCACTTCACCATCTCCTACAGCAAGGACAGGTGTACCAGGCGGTGCAGCATAATCTATTCCGTGATGGGGTCTAACTATTCTAAGAATAGGGTGAAGCCTTTTTTTCTTAAATCCTGATGATATTCTCCCATAAGGTAGGGGAGACCTTAAAAAGTATTTTTCAAGGGAATTTCCCAAGGAATCATAATAATTTCCGTTAAAATAGATTGCTTCCTTCTTATCCACCAATTTTCCATTATATGAAATATATAAAACTTTACCAAAACCTATAAATTCACCTTCAAGAAATTTTCTTTCAAATAAAACTGTTACTTCGTCCCCTTCTCTAACTTCAGTATTGAAATCTATTACCCAGGCAAAAATATCGGCAATAAAATCTGCAAGATATTCACCCTCTTGGTATCCTTGAAATGACTCATATAAATTACTGTTTATTTTTGAATAAATTAAAGTAGTGTCTACATCAATTTTTTTTAAAACCCTTTCAAAACCAAATTCCCCATTTTTATCATCTTTATAAAACCTATTTATAACATTTGGGGTGTCCTTTCTTACAAAATTTACCTCCATAAGTTTTTTTTCATCACTGAATAAAAAAATAAATCTATCACCCTCTTTTAGATTCCTTGTATTAACTTTTTTTTCAAAAAATTTAATAAAATAATAACTCTCTGATACACTGATAAAGGGAATTTTCCATAAAAGAACTTTTTCAAGATTTTCATTTTTTGACAGTTTGTAACTGACAGTTATATTACAATATTCATTAAAACTTTCTTTAACAATATTTTCCTTTTTTTTACATCCTGATATAATTATAAAAATTAAAAAAAATTTAAATAACCTCATTTATAAATTCTTTTATTTCCTCTCTGAATCTTTCTTTTGAAAACCTTAAAGCATTTTTAACAAGAACATCTTTGTCAAATTTCAATTTTTCAAACTTTAAAATAGCTTCAATTAAAGAGTCTTTATTCTGATGTTCAAAAAAAACTCCTGTTTCACCATCTATTACTGTATCAAGTGCACCTCCTCCTTTAAAAGCTATAACAGGTGTTCCACAGGCATTGGCTTCAAGAGGAACTATACCAAAATCCTCAAGACCTGGCATTATTAAGGCTCTTGCTTTTTGATATAAAGTTCTTAAATCTTCCTTGCTCACTGTTCCTAAAAACCTTACTCCCTCACCCATAGGTATTTTTTTTCCTTTATAATAATCTCCTACCACAAAGAGTCTGTAACCCAGTTCTCTTGTTGCTGAAATAGCAAGGTCAAGTCTCTTATAATCCCTTATTCTTCCAACAAAGATGAAAAAATTATCCTTTTCTTCTTGAGATGGCTTAAAAAAATCAGTATCAACAGGTGGAAATATTACCCTTGCTTTTTTGTTGAAGTAAAGTTCTATTCTTCTTTTTGTTTCTCTTGAATTTGCTATAAAATAATCAACTCGATTTACCGCTGAAAAACTCCATATTCTGAAATAGTGGAGTAAAATATCTTTAGTTATTTTAGAAAAAAATTTTTGATTTTTTCTGTATTCATGATAAAAATGAAAGGCATACCTTAAAGGTGTATGAAAATAACTTATATGTATTGAATTAGGTGGAGGAATGATTCCATGAGCAAAACCACTTGTTGAACTTATTATAAGATCAAAATTTCTCAAATCAAACGTTTCTATGGCCAGGGGATAAAGAATTGAAAACTCCCTATAAAATTTTAAACTAAAGGGCAATCTCTGGACAAAGGAAGTATAAATTACTCTTCCCTTCAGTTCTTTTTTTACTTTTTGAGGATCAAATAATAAAGTAAAAATAGGTGCACAAGGAAAAATTTCTGATAGTTCTTTAAGAACATTTTCAGCACCACCCCATTGATTTAAATAATCGTGAACAAGAGCCACTTTTAATTTTTTCATAATTCTTTTTTTAAAGATTCCCTTACTTTCTTAAAAAATTCTTTATAAGCTTCTGTCCTGTAATCAGGATAAGTATAAGGGAAATCACAGAACTCTCCCTTGCTAAAATAAAGGGTTACTTCAGCAAAAATACCTTTTCCGAGATATATTCTGTGGGAGTAATTTTTTGTGCTTGCGAGCACAACTTTTGAAAGTTCCACATATCCTGGATCAATATTGATTTTCCTTTTATTATCTTCAAGGAATTTTTTTTCTACCTCAATTGTAAAAAGTTTAAAATCTACTATCTCATCAGGCTTTTTCAAGGGTTTAAAAGAATAAAATTTCCTTTTTAAATCCTTTCCTATTTCCTTTTCATAGTAATTAGTGTGAGTAAATGGAAATAAATCACTTTTAAATTCTATCTCACCTATTTTTTCTTTTAAGATTAAAATAGCTTCTTCCATTATTTTTTCATCCCTTGCAATCATACCCACAAAAAACTTTACCTTTGGGGGTTCTTTAAGTTTTATCATTTTTTAAATTATAATTTTATAATAATGGATAAAAAAATTTACATTATTATAACATCAATTTTAACATTTTTTCTTTTTCTTACCATTATTTTAGAAATAAAAACAATTTCCCTGATAATACTTTTATCCATCGTTATTCTTTCAATTTTATTTTATAAAAACTGGATAGAACACTCAGTAGAACTGGGTCAAACTGAATTTCCAGCTATTTTTATAGATAGAAATGGAAATGTGATTTTTCAAAATAAATCTCATAAAGAATTCTTTGGGTTTTCTGATGAATTAATAATCGGAAATAAAGATCCCACAATACCTGAACATATAACGAGTTCAATAATTGCCAGAGAAAAAAGCGGTATAGATCTATGGGTAAAAGCAAAAAATTTCAAAGGAGAAAATCTTGATATTCTGGTTTTATGCTTTAAAGAAAGAAATGGATTTATAATTTTTAAAATTCCAATTGGAAAAGGAAGCCCTATTTTTTCAAAGTTTATGGAAGCTGAAAAGTTAGCAAGTATAGGTAGTATTGCCTCAGGTCTTGCTCATCAGCTAAATACACCCTTAGGTACAATTCTTTTAACCGCACAAATGCTTAAAGAAGAAATTGAAAAAAATGAAATTAAAGAGGAAATTGAAATAATTGAATCACAGGTTAAATTTTGCCAGGACCTTGTGAAAAAACTTTTGTTCCTTTCAAAGCCTTCTGAAGAAGAGGAAACAGAGTTTAATTTAAATGAAGTAATA
This region of candidate division WOR-3 bacterium genomic DNA includes:
- a CDS encoding peptidoglycan DD-metalloendopeptidase family protein, translated to MRLFKFFLIFIIISGCKKKENIVKESFNEYCNITVSYKLSKNENLEKVLLWKIPFISVSESYYFIKFFEKKVNTRNLKEGDRFIFLFSDEKKLMEVNFVRKDTPNVINRFYKDDKNGEFGFERVLKKIDVDTTLIYSKINSNLYESFQGYQEGEYLADFIADIFAWVIDFNTEVREGDEVTVLFERKFLEGEFIGFGKVLYISYNGKLVDKKEAIYFNGNYYDSLGNSLEKYFLRSPLPYGRISSGFKKKRLHPILRIVRPHHGIDYAAPPGTPVLAVGDGEVIFAGWKGGYGNFVQIRHKNGYITGYGHLRRIASFIRKGKKVKQGEIIGFVGSTGLSTGPHLHFEIKKDGKFLNFLNIRPPSKKILDSKEKEIFYELVKKIKRKLNEKKLEFSYNI
- a CDS encoding glycosyltransferase, with protein sequence MKKLKVALVHDYLNQWGGAENVLKELSEIFPCAPIFTLLFDPQKVKKELKGRVIYTSFVQRLPFSLKFYREFSILYPLAIETFDLRNFDLIISSTSGFAHGIIPPPNSIHISYFHTPLRYAFHFYHEYRKNQKFFSKITKDILLHYFRIWSFSAVNRVDYFIANSRETKRRIELYFNKKARVIFPPVDTDFFKPSQEEKDNFFIFVGRIRDYKRLDLAISATRELGYRLFVVGDYYKGKKIPMGEGVRFLGTVSKEDLRTLYQKARALIMPGLEDFGIVPLEANACGTPVIAFKGGGALDTVIDGETGVFFEHQNKDSLIEAILKFEKLKFDKDVLVKNALRFSKERFREEIKEFINEVI
- a CDS encoding DUF4416 family protein, which codes for MIKLKEPPKVKFFVGMIARDEKIMEEAILILKEKIGEIEFKSDLFPFTHTNYYEKEIGKDLKRKFYSFKPLKKPDEIVDFKLFTIEVEKKFLEDNKRKINIDPGYVELSKVVLASTKNYSHRIYLGKGIFAEVTLYFSKGEFCDFPYTYPDYRTEAYKEFFKKVRESLKKEL
- a CDS encoding ATP-binding protein: MDKKIYIIITSILTFFLFLTIILEIKTISLIILLSIVILSILFYKNWIEHSVELGQTEFPAIFIDRNGNVIFQNKSHKEFFGFSDELIIGNKDPTIPEHITSSIIAREKSGIDLWVKAKNFKGENLDILVLCFKERNGFIIFKIPIGKGSPIFSKFMEAEKLASIGSIASGLAHQLNTPLGTILLTAQMLKEEIEKNEIKEEIEIIESQVKFCQDLVKKLLFLSKPSEEEETEFNLNEVIKEVASVFEKVFQKKSIKFKFLKSNEKEAIIYGKKNEIAQVFMNLFSNSIDAMENGGEIKVTSFITPFDRVIVKVQDTGKGIPPEYADRIFEPFFTTKPAYKGTGLGLSIVKRIVESHRGIIKLMNEGKGATFLIILPLSKNA